The genomic window CTGCTAAATCAGGGGGCGTTAGGAAAATAAATACGCCGTCAGGTACTTTTTCTTTTACTTGTTTTGCACCTTGGACTTCGATTTCAAGGAAAACATCTTTTCCTTCGTCTAAGGTTTTGTTGACATACGATAGTGGGGTGCCATAATAATTCCCAACATATTCTGCATATTCCAACATTTCGCCTTCAGCGATCATTTGTTCAAATTCTTCGCGGCTTCGGAAATAGTAGTCGACTCCTTCAACTTCTCCTTCACGCATCTTGCGTGTCGTCATCGAAATCGAATATTGGAAATCATTATCCTCACTCTCAAAAATTGCTTTTCGTACTGTGCCTTTTCCCACACCGGATGGACCAGACAACACGATTAATAATCCACGCTCTGACATGACGACGTCCTTTCAACTAGTCTTTTTTATACTATTGCTTATTTTGCACTTTTTTCTTGCAACTTTCAAGGCTATTTTTTTATTATAGCTAGAAAACCTAGAAAAAGCTAGTCTACTTCCTACTAAGGAGCCCGAGGCAAAAGTAAAATTTACTTTTGTTGTATACCTAAAAAACGAATAAACGGCGGGAGCAGAAGTAACCTCTTCGGAAATAAGACGGAATCCACAAAAATTTGAAAAGCAATTTCCGTGGATTCCGTCTTATTTCTCGAGGCTGAACACTTCTGTCCCGACCTCATTTCATAAGCGAGCCTGCCTAACAGACAACTCGTCAGTCAGACAGGCTGGAAGATCACTCGATATTTTGGATCTGCTCACGGATTTTTTCTAAAATCGTTTTCGATTGGACGACCCGATTTTTGATCTCGATCGCACTTGATTTTGAACCGATCGTATTGATTTCGCGATTCATTTCTTGGAGTAGAAAATCTAATTCCCTACCGATGGGATAGTCTGCATCAAGCAGTTCTTCCAGTTTCTGCGTATGGATCACTAAGCGGTCGATTTCTTCATGGATATCGCCACGCTCCAAAAGAATCGCTATTTCGGTCAACAAGCGTTCTTGCTCCACTTCTGCTCCTAAATATGCTTCGATTTTTTCTTGATATCTTTTTTGGAATTCTTGCTCGTAGATTTCTACAAAACCTGCTAATCCATCAATGACCTTTTTTAATTCTTCGGTTTGCTGAAGAAATACTTTTGCTAACGCTTGGCCTTCTTTACTCCGGCTTTCTTCGATGGAACAAAGCGCTGTTTCCATCGTTTCTTTCGCTAATTGAGCAAGGATTTCTTGGTCTTCTTCCGTTGATTCTGCAATCGTCACAAACTCTTCATTCAGTGCAAAACGTTCGATCAGCGCACCGATCGATAAAGGATTCGCTTCCCCATATCTTTCTTCAATACCTGTGGTCAATTGTGTGTAAAGCGTATCGATCAATTGCCAATTGATCGTCACTTTCTTTTCTTGTTCACCTAGATAAGTGAGATTGATAAACACATCCACGCGTCCTCGGCTAAGTTTTGTTTTGATCAATTGTCTCAA from Enterococcus sp. DIV1094 includes these protein-coding regions:
- the gmk gene encoding guanylate kinase, with protein sequence MSERGLLIVLSGPSGVGKGTVRKAIFESEDNDFQYSISMTTRKMREGEVEGVDYYFRSREEFEQMIAEGEMLEYAEYVGNYYGTPLSYVNKTLDEGKDVFLEIEVQGAKQVKEKVPDGVFIFLTPPDLAELKSRIVGRGTDADEVIEERMKVAKEEIEMMALYDYAVVNDEVPLAVNRIKDIIASEHFRVDRVIGKYIKMLKEM
- a CDS encoding YicC/YloC family endoribonuclease yields the protein MKSMTGFGSAIREQKNYQLEIEIKSVNQRFLDIQVRSPKVLGFVENELRQLIKTKLSRGRVDVFINLTYLGEQEKKVTINWQLIDTLYTQLTTGIEERYGEANPLSIGALIERFALNEEFVTIAESTEEDQEILAQLAKETMETALCSIEESRSKEGQALAKVFLQQTEELKKVIDGLAGFVEIYEQEFQKRYQEKIEAYLGAEVEQERLLTEIAILLERGDIHEEIDRLVIHTQKLEELLDADYPIGRELDFLLQEMNREINTIGSKSSAIEIKNRVVQSKTILEKIREQIQNIE